The nucleotide window aataaccaaattaatgtctttttagtttgaaaatgttatgtccgaatctattaaccattcaatctattaaaaataaaaaatagttaagtgaaaagttatatatttaaatacaagaaatttgagaaatgaaaattttcatttttttttcttcaaaatctaaatatccgaacccgatccgaaataaccgaaaccgaacttaaaatacccgaacccgacccgaagtacagaaatacccgaacgggttctacacctctataccgaaatacccgaaaatccgaaatacccgacccaaacccgaacgggtatccgaacgcccacccctattaTGGAAGATAACTGATACAGTTGGCCTTTGATATAGTGCATCATCACTCCCGTGATGACCCAAAGGAATAAAGGAGAATATATATTTGGTACATGAGTAATTCGGAAAAGCTCACTAACACATTCTGGGTTGCTTCGGCTTCAGCACCGACTTTGATCATCGACAAAGAGGTATGTCCATCacccttcctttttttttcttgcttccACTTCTTCAATGATCTGGTTGGGATAGAGCCACACCGTTCTTACTTGGTTCACAAATGCATCAATAACATTCTACAATCCTGCGTATATATCATCTAAGTTCAAACAAGAAAATCTCGTGATCTTTCTTTAATTCATGTTATAGTCCGGACAGCTTGATAGAATTTGTATATCTTTTGACTCAAATAGAAacaaaccaaaagtaaaacacTAAACATGTCGAAACATTGTTCTTTGCAAAGCCGAAAGCAAAGCCCAAATATTTCTCCTTTAAAACTCGATAACACTTTAAGCTCACTCTCGCTTGGATGAGCAAGctcttaaattttatttatgataAAACGTAGAAGTGGTtactataagaaaaaaataagaaaccaaaacaaaatcaaaatcaaaatcaaaaacctATTTCCTAAACAAAGAAGAAATAGTAGTGCATCAAAGAATAGCTAGTATCACACATTATCTTTAATAATTGTCTAGTAGTTCTCTTTCAGCTCATGGTTCGTAACTTAATTAGGACCCCGTATTAAGGAAAAGTGTTAACTTCTTTTTCCCGGATAAAACGCATTGAGAAAAATGTTGCTTTTTGTAAATTGTTTCTATCATTACTACAACTTAATAGTTTTACTTGCTTGTTAATGAAAACTAGAAAATGGAGAAGGTTCACCAAATGGTAAAGGACGAAAGGATCATGAAGATTGAGATTCCTGGCGATGGCAGTTCCACGCCCGAAGTGTGCTCGGGTGGGCTGACTCGTCAAACGAGCATCACCAAGACAAACTGCCTTTGCTCACCAACCACTCACCCCGGTTCTTTTCGATGTCGAATGCACCGGTCTCTTTCGCTACAACGTACCAAGAGTATTGAGGCTGCGGCTCTACAGGACGCTCCGGCTAAGCCATCAGATTCCCTTAGAGCCACTAAGTAGATTCATGGATGAACATGATACCATGGCATTTCTCTTGGTTGTTCTAATGTAATCAATATAGATGGGAGTACGTAGGGTTCTTAAACTTAcgtataaattttgtattttaaactGCTTCGCTTTACGCCTCAACTATCGGTTGGCAAACAAAGAGAGGCATATGATGTTCATGTGGCTTGTTTCTTTTacaacaaataattaaaatacacCCACTGTTTCgttaataaatgttattttaactttttttgttacaaaaaatatcattttagaaTTCTAATGTGAATTATGTTTATTTTCAGttaaaaattaattgtaaattttattgattttataaataattttatttatctcaaatagtATTGGTCAAATAGATGTAATTAACAACAATTTAAATACATTTCAATCACTTCTTTAATCTGTATAGAAAATGTCAAAGTGACACTTATTCAAAAACGAAAGGAGTAACGAAAATTTACGATTTACCTAACTGAATTGATAGTAtatgataattataaaaaaaactgcGAACACATAGTTCTAGTAATTGGTAgcgaataaatatatatatttatacataaatagaATTTGGCCTACAATTAGTTTACAAACAGTAATCTCCTAGATACTTTTTGTTTACATGTTCCATAAATAACTTTGTGCCTAAGGTAGTATTTTGTAGTTTATTTTAtcaacttattattattttttggagaAAATCTACTAAAATTATGTTCACTAAATAAACTAAAGATGCAACTTTGAGGGAGCTGATATATTAGAAATAGAAGCAGTGCATATCCGAAGGTTTATATGTAGTGATGACTAAAGTTGAAAAGTAGTTGTGTATATTACTAACAtgaaaaaagttttttaaataGAGATTCATTTCCgaaaaatcttaataaaaagAGTTTATACAAGGTCCCCTTTTACATAttcaataattatatatattgaccatAATAGTTTGGTCTCTTAAGACATCTCAAAGGGCAAATAACCAAACTAATGAGGGAATTGCAATATAGACATGGCATGGTGCTAGATTGGCAAATCAATCAAAGTACTCATGAGTCATGACATGACTCATCTTTCAAAAGAATACAAAGCAGAAACAACTTTAGAAAATGGTTGTAAGTTTTTGttctttctcaaaaaatgatATAGAAATAATCAATCATTGAGAGAAAAACAATGATGAGGTGTTGTTAAATGTGGTAGATGCAATGCATATAATTCTCGTTGGTTAAGGTTAAAAGAACAGTCGAAATCATTTTCTCAATAAGAGCcattttgtctttttaatttggGCGGTGCTATTTCCTTCTCATCAATTTATGGAATGTGAAAACACaatataaagtataattttCAGATTAATGCAGATTtgtctttttaatataatataaagaaATGGAGTATATGGATATGATATCGACGAGTCTGATTTATCTTTACGAAACTGTTTGTATGAGTTTGTCTACATATATGCCAAAGTTGTGTTATGCATATTGTTGGAACAAAGCTAATTTAAGTATCATGAACATGATGAAACTTGTTGGACAGATTAGGTCGGATTTATACATTAAACTTGTTGACATACAAGAATGATTTGTTGTCTGGGATGTTAGTACAAAAACTTGGACACTTGTTTAGCGAGAGGGAGACCAGGTGATCCTTATATGGGTTGACATAATTATTGAAAAGAATCATAATATATGTACTTAATTACATATCAAATCCAAGGCGGTTAAGATATTCCGTATTCATTGTCTAAAATAAGATCAAATTTACATAACAAATGTTTTGTTAAATACCTAGCACTCCTCTCTACTGATTAATGAACATGATCTTTGGGTATATCATATctataatatgaaaaaaaatcctAACTAACCCAGTAGCAGACAACAGATTACTCCAAAGACAGAGAGGAAGATTTGACTTTTACTCTCTACAAAGATAGAATAATCAAACAAACTAGAGAATCTTCAGGCTGCTCTGTTTCATAAAATTCTAAGAGGGCGGGGGGGTTGTATTAATgtgaaatttaaaatgatttgattttagtgagcttttaaatgattttaggtgaatattaaaattgatttttattaaataactctagaattttttttaaaaccatgaaatttggatttttatttttataactaaaaatccTTCTTAAACAccctaaaaacatttaaaacacTCTAAAATTTCaacttaaattttgtttaatataacaataaatttcaaagtgttttaaaaaatgacAAGTTCAATAACActgaatttataattttaaagtgTTTTTTAAATCTTCGTTTAATAAAAGTgaatttgtcattttaatacaaatcattTGAAACTCTTAATTGAATACACTTCCCCCTAATATTATTATTAGGTCATTTTCTTTTGACCTTCTGGATTCCAAACACGTCTCATTAATCTAGtgaaaataaatatgaattcttaaacattattattttggAGATTAATGTAATTGAACATTGGTGAAGTTACacaaagagatagagagagaggttTACACATTTCCTTTCTTTTACTCTAGAGATCTAAAAAGAacagtttattcagtttttgtCGTTGGAGTTTCTGTTGATGGACAAAAACTTACTGAACATCTTCTTAGGTCGGCCAGGGATTGCACAGAAAGCCTTAAACCGAGATGGAGTTCTTCCTCCTCCTTGGTTCATAAACCTCTCGTCTATCTCTTCATCTTCAGCTAGCTTGCTTCTCAGTGTCCCTGAGAGCTTTGACTTGGGAGATTTGAGACCAGACACGCTCCACTGATCTTCCGGCCCTGCCATGCTTGTGGTCGTGCTGAAAGCGGCTGCACTTGGATTAGAAGGGTCAATGTTGTGTGCAGCAAGGAGTGCTTTGATGTTGCTTGGAAGCTCAGTCATTTTAACTTCACCGTTGTTGGTAGCTGCAGCGGCTCGCGCCTGCTCATAGAACAGGACTTGCACCACAACTCTCAGTGGAAGCATCTCGTTCTGCGCCGCGTGCATACACGCTTCCATCGACAGTTTCTTGCAGTCCAAGACTCTAcatattctttttctttctgaTTTATTCAGATTCTTGTGAGCCTGTAGAAACACAACGATGACTATGATTAGGTTTAGTGAACACAAACAATGATGAGAGTTTTGAAAGATCCCCATTATATCAAAAGGTCTCTAATTCGAGTGACCGCTGagacgaaactaatattacattcTTGTGGTTTCGGGGCTGGAAGGGTTACAGCTTCCGACCCCGAACCATTtggtataaaaaaaaacatgatgaaAGTTTTGAGAGATTATTGTACCTTGAGATATATGTCAATGGCTCGATAGAGGTCATCATGATCAAGCCTAGAAAACTCAGGGACACTCTCAGCTAAACTAACAAACTTCGAGAGCGGTAGACTCACATCTCTAGCAATCTGTTGGAGGTATCCATCCACAAGCTTAGCCACTTTAAGCTTTGAGCTATGAGAGGCAGAGGAAGACCTCCTACTTTCTTGGAACTCAAGATCAATATTCTCAGCCGAACGAGATCTTTGTCTTCTATCCATCATACCCTTTTTACCTCTCAAAGGACTTGTCGGTGGACTAGTCTGCCCTAAGATCATAAACTGTTCCAAGATAGTCGCCACAACGTCCACATCGTATAACATTTCAGACTTGTATGACGTTGGAGGTATCAACAAATCACTAACCGTTGCTTCTTCTAGCTGAAGAGCCACCCTTCTCGCTAATTCCATTTTGGAAGAAGATGAGGCGTTTAAGATGTTAGCTGCTTTCAAGAGCTTAAGCAAGAAGCTGCAAGAGACCGCGGCTTTCTCAGCAGGAAGCAAGCTTATAATGGACTCCAACAACAACCTATGCTTGGATGAGACGTCACTCTCCGAATCCGAGTCAGAATCCTCTTTCTTGCCGACTTGTTTTCGGTTTCTTTGCAGAGAAGGAAGCCACTTAGAGGCGTAAACTCGAAGGGCATCACCGATGAGACTAGAGGGTACTTTGCCACCGGATTTGATAGCAATCATTGTCCTCCAATAAAGATCTATTCCCAACTCTGCGATGTCTTCAGCCCACCATCCTCTGCTCGCAGCAGCCGCTCTGTTAGAGGACGTGTCATCATCCCTAACACGCCTAGAATGACTGTGTGAGAGAGACACTTTGGATGGATGAGACAAGACCTTTGAGGCTATGGCCTCAATGCACCTACTAGTGATGGCAAGGTCTTCAGACCAGAGAGGAAAAGCCTTAGTGGTGTGGAGTGTGACTATGGAGTCTCTCCATCCGTTAAGGATGCAGGTGTTCAAGAAGACTTCAAGCTTGTACACCAAGTTACCTTTCTCAACTTCCTCTGACATCTGAAGATACTCTGCCGCACATCTCGCTGCTACTATGTTGTAAGCGCTTATGGTTATTGTCATTCCGTAGCAGTATTTGGCACATAGCTCAAAGGCTTCAACTCCTCCTGGGAAGTCTGGAAGTTGGTTTGATTCTGGTGACTCAGAGCACATTCTTTGAAGCCTCAAACACTTTGAAAGCAGTGGAAACTACAGAAAAGAAGAAGACTCTTAGAGAGAAAAGAATCAATCATCTGGAAGAAGaggaagtagaagaagaagaaagagtacCTTGTGAAGATGGTATCTACTTCCGGAAATTTCAATTGTATAATCACTAGAAACTTCAGAAGAAACACATCTGCAACAAGCATCAGTTTAGTTTCTTTACTCAACCTTTATGTCCtgagatttagttttattgtttACCTTAAATCTTCTGAAGTGTAGAAAGTGTCAGGTCGAGATCCAAGTTTCATAAACTTCATAGCTGTTATTTATGTTCTTGAATCTTCAGAAACTCCTCTGCATAATGGCCAAACTTCAAATGGGTTTTCTTCTTCTACCCCTCCAAGCCCTGAAGAACAGTACCTTCCTCAAGAAAACCTGACAAGATTCTTGTCTGTAAGTGAGACAAAACAAATGAAACCTTTGTCAGAGAGGTTTTTTCTTTGGAGAgaataaaaaagattttatgTTTCTGTTGGGAAATTTGTCTTTGTGGTGAGTAATTTAGTTAGATATATAGAATGATAAATggggaaaaaataaaataggtaagaaataaaaaaaggaaaaacaagaTCCCAGAAAAACTTAGGCCACCACTAAAGTTCATGTCCATTCAATCAAAGTTCCTTATACCCAATCTGATATGGACAtacaaacaaaaagaatcaaAATCAATGCAATAAAGGAAAAAAGGATAAAGATAAGAGTTGGATATCCTATCAACATAATATCACAACCCACCCAAGTTCCATCAATCACAAAAGATAACTAAACACCATACTCCATGGTTCACACATCATAACAAGAATGTTGTCCAGTTCCCATGCATAACCCAAGAAGAAGTAGAAAAACTCACTTTGGATGAAAACAGAATAACACTCTTCAAGTCATCAgccttgagatttttttttttttgagaaagaaaatGTTTTGAGCTAGCTAGGCAAATTCCCAGAAAACAGTCTTTACCAATCATTCAAAGGTTAAAGAGAGAAACACAATAAAGCAGAGCAATCTACTTTGcaacttttttgtttttcatgtttTATGCAAAATTgggatttttaatatttatattatggtAGGGACTTAAACTGGATACacaaaacattattattttcctaatttttatttgtatttttaggaGTAAACTATGGTACTTAAGCCATTCGCCAGCGTGCAAAGAAGAATCACCAAACCCACGTGCCTCTGCTTATCCCACCTTCTCCCTTCCTCATCATTGCCTCTCCTTATTTTTTTCactcttattttttttgtcatctctttcttttttattgttACAACTTACATATTTAATCATTTTCATTTCGTTATTCACATGTTACATTATTTTACCAAAGTTTTCCTTGCGCCAAAAACTTATGGACTATCTAGATAAatgaaaatcaaattttatctATCTAGGTatcgattttgaaaaaataacttaattttagatatttttattaactcatatatatatataatccttacctttttacaaaaaatactTACTGcgttttaaattttacatacGAGATAAATGTAACTTCCAaagaaaagtatataaatatatagccaattaaacaaaaacgtgatatagatatttatttattagtgtagttatacaaatatataattcatatatttgtgaAAATGACATGACATTAACGAGAGTGTAAATACTATTGTTGGATTATGAAATCGCAGGGTCCACATCGGTTTACGTCCAACTCATGGTAGGGATGAATTTGCCATTCCCGTTCTCTTCCTCAAATACACTGCTAGTCTAGTTTACCTTTATGTTATCGTTCTTACCTCTTAAAACATTTGAAATTGTTGACATTTCATATAAGTTACAActttatataaaatactttaaaataagaaaatcattaaaagAAAGTTTGAATTTTAAGCAGCCATATTGTCCATACACCTCTTTTATCAAGTGGGTTATAATATCAAAGGGCGACAATGAAATCGACAATAACCTCTATTTTCGTATCGTCTTTAATGAGTGTACACACTTATGAAGAGAGTAAGCAAAATATATGCATTTGTGAATACTATAAGTAGatagaaatttatatatgtatatataattatatattcatgGAGGAACGGTGAAGGATACTaacaaataacaaatatttatgttatctattttaccaaaaataaataaaaaataacaaatgtcTAACTGTATAATccgaataaaaatatatagaaatatacGGTGTTTACTGTTTACCCATCTATGCTACCTATTAATAGAGAAAAGTGGAAGCCTGCTAATAACAAATCATTGAAAGTAGATTCCTTTCAAAGAATGTTAAACTTGATCATCTCTTTATCCAAATAATTACTTTGACTGAAATAATGTAGATTGCATTTTACCCCCCTTCTTTTGAAGTTGCTAAAAACAACATATATATCTACATAATATATGACAAATTATGTTGATTTTGTGTAGTGCTAAAAGTTAGGGAGCCtaacattaactatataatctaGAGAAATAGGTTATGTATTTGATGTTCTGGTCACTTTTAACCGTTTAAGTCGAGTTATCTCAAAgtttcattttattaaaaatatgatacatcTGATACAATAATATATCATCTCTCCCACGCCTTTCAGTCTTATTATAAAACGACGGGAAGAAAAAACCTCAGCCAGTTATCGAGGTTGCTCTATTCCGTTATTTCAATATTAAAAAGAGTAATATTATACACAGTCTCAATCTTAGTAGAAGTCGTAGGTTTGAAGAAAGATATCTCtatataaatgatatataacCCTTTTCTCAATTAAGCTTCCCCATCACAGAGCAATTATTGAATTAATGTTTTAAGATCGACAGAATCTCAGTGCAACCGGTAATAAGTCATCGATCGAAAGGACTGGAAAGTCATGAACCAGAAATTAAAAGCTTtcgtgttacaaaaaaaaaaaaaaaaaggctttcTTTGTTTTAATCATGTTCAAGATTAAAAACTTGACAACTACACTTTATAGCCTATATTTGTACTAATGCCTTTgctagattttaaaaaatacgaGACTTACAGTGTGAAGAGAGATGATGCAGAAGAAAGCTGCTCTttgttttattacaaaaaaaagaagtgtgTGTTGAATTGGAACTGAATTAACAAAGACgaagtgtatatatatgtataaacttGATTTTTTTGTCTTTGATAGATCCAAAGATATTGATATGTATGGCTTAAGTTAAGAAACATAGAACTTATGATACAAACAACAATGTCCCATGACTTGTCAGAATCGGTACCTTTAAACTCCCCGAACTAGTACCGGTGGTTGAGggaacacaaatataaaacccGTCACGGCTCCGGTCGGTATTGTCTACCCATGAGTGTGACGAGAGATTGTCTTGGATCAATCAGTGGCCACTAAGGACGAAGGTTACAGGGGCCAGTGGTAATACCGTAATTAAAGTGGTTTGATCAAGGGTGTTTTCGGGGTTGGAGGAGAAGTTCCTATCCTGATGTCAACTCTACGtgtgaaagaagagaaaggttacaaaaaaattgattatattttgatttaccTGTTAGGAGTGTTACCCGAGTGGGTGTCCAGCCGACAATGGCTGCTTTTGGTGGTCCCCTTGGATGTGGGACCCGTCTGTCCCGATTAGAGATCGTCCACGGTTGGAGCTGAGCTGGATTTTGTACGTCTTGTAATAGATCTtgttatcttatttatttagttttggcCAAATTGGCTGTCTTTCTTATGAAGAAACGAATGGATCATAGTGTGGTGAGTTAAGTTGTTTGGAACCatttagaaaatgaaaatatcaTAATTCATACAgttactttttataaaaaaaaagttgatgaAATTGTGGCTAAATATGCACGTATCGaagtaaaattttagttttataaagtttaaataGTTCTAAGACATAAGTCAAGTATGAGAATAATGGACTGTTAAGGAAGATTATaatttgatgacaaaaaaaaaggaagattataatttatttatttatttccagGGTCATTTaagtagtaattaaaaaaaattatagagcATAATTAGTTAAATGATTTTGGTAGAAAAATATGAATGACTTTGTTTCTTCGCAGGATTTGGTTAAAAATACTCTTCACTTCGggtaaaattatgatatttaatGTAAAATTGTACTATATTATGTGATATCGACTAACATACCATGTTATGTGTTTAAAACCCGCGGGAAACAATTGAAGTCAAGGAAAATAGCAAGTTATCTGTTTAAAACACCCGTGAATTCATTGATATCATCAATGATGAGTGTATTTGAGGCTATTTACTTGATTGAAAAAGTGAAGGTCAATTTACGTTGTTATTGATTAATATTGTTCACTATTATCAGGAGACTTCTCCTCTAGTGGACAAAGCAACTCAATGTGAGTTTTTTTCCAATTGCACATGTTGTACTACCTTTATCAAATGATCCAATACATGTTAGAAATATTTGCTCCAAATAttggtttttacttttttatcaCATGTACAGATTAACTGTACTTAGAAACTGGGACTGCCTCTCTTTATGGATTACATAAATCGATTGGCGTACTCAGTAGCTCTCATACTAACACATGCACGCTTTGAATCGAAATACATATAAAGAatgcctcttcttcttctgcttctgtTCATTTTACTTCCACCAAATCTCTTTTGCTTCGGCTTTTTCCTTGTCTTGTTCAACGCGAAATGCATAATCAGATTCtgctctt belongs to Brassica rapa cultivar Chiifu-401-42 chromosome A07, CAAS_Brap_v3.01, whole genome shotgun sequence and includes:
- the LOC103831001 gene encoding uncharacterized protein LOC103831001, producing the protein MSNSEKLTNTFWVASASAPTLIIDKEKMEKVHQMVKDERIMKIEIPGDGSSTPEVCSGGLTRQTSITKTNCLCSPTTHPGSFRCRMHRSLSLQRTKSIEAAALQDAPAKPSDSLRATK
- the LOC103831002 gene encoding BTB/POZ domain-containing protein At1g67900; the protein is MKFMKLGSRPDTFYTSEDLRCVSSEVSSDYTIEISGSRYHLHKFPLLSKCLRLQRMCSESPESNQLPDFPGGVEAFELCAKYCYGMTITISAYNIVAARCAAEYLQMSEEVEKGNLVYKLEVFLNTCILNGWRDSIVTLHTTKAFPLWSEDLAITSRCIEAIASKVLSHPSKVSLSHSHSRRVRDDDTSSNRAAAASRGWWAEDIAELGIDLYWRTMIAIKSGGKVPSSLIGDALRVYASKWLPSLQRNRKQVGKKEDSDSDSESDVSSKHRLLLESIISLLPAEKAAVSCSFLLKLLKAANILNASSSSKMELARRVALQLEEATVSDLLIPPTSYKSEMLYDVDVVATILEQFMILGQTSPPTSPLRGKKGMMDRRQRSRSAENIDLEFQESRRSSSASHSSKLKVAKLVDGYLQQIARDVSLPLSKFVSLAESVPEFSRLDHDDLYRAIDIYLKAHKNLNKSERKRICRVLDCKKLSMEACMHAAQNEMLPLRVVVQVLFYEQARAAAATNNGEVKMTELPSNIKALLAAHNIDPSNPSAAAFSTTTSMAGPEDQWSVSGLKSPKSKLSGTLRSKLAEDEEIDERFMNQGGGRTPSRFKAFCAIPGRPKKMFSKFLSINRNSNDKN